One window from the genome of Paenibacillus azoreducens encodes:
- a CDS encoding EVE domain-containing protein: protein MREANVVNKSKQNKEQRRYWIGVVSEAHVRYGEEGGFAQLCHGKAAPLRRMRQGDWLIYYSPRTEMKGGQALQSFTAIGQVVDDEVYPYKMKEDFVPYRRNIRYFPCRSVRIAGLLDKLSFTKGKVSWGYSFRFGQLEISQEDFIIIANEMLGERCEEALRLS from the coding sequence ATGCGTGAAGCTAACGTTGTGAATAAGTCCAAACAAAACAAAGAGCAGCGGCGTTATTGGATTGGCGTCGTCTCCGAAGCTCATGTCAGATATGGAGAGGAAGGCGGTTTCGCGCAGCTTTGCCACGGCAAAGCCGCTCCGCTCCGCAGAATGCGACAAGGGGATTGGCTCATTTATTATTCTCCACGGACGGAAATGAAAGGCGGACAAGCGCTGCAATCATTTACGGCGATCGGTCAGGTCGTAGACGATGAGGTCTATCCCTATAAAATGAAAGAGGATTTTGTCCCATATCGCCGGAATATACGTTATTTCCCTTGCCGTAGCGTGAGAATTGCCGGTTTGTTGGACAAGCTAAGCTTCACTAAAGGGAAAGTTAGCTGGGGGTACTCATTTAGGTTCGGGCAACTGGAGATTAGTCAGGAGGACTTTATCATCATAGCGAATGAGATGCTTGGGGAAAGGTGCGAGGAAGCGCTGCGCCTTTCTTAA
- a CDS encoding bZIP transcription factor — MKYRLLILVAICILSLTACSSNTGGNSSEVGTKVAELEQKVKSLEAENKKLKDQNAATKTSGNNTEATSQTKSEEQNKKMPLLTKNKMQLFDNFAEITITKTKFSKKIEPSSPSSFYTYYEAKGEDTTYLALYIKIKNLNESGTTANKFANVIFKYDDKFSYDAFSVLEENGGGNFTYTNITDINPLSSNTVIFLAEVPKEVETGNKSVTAEVKVNGETYLYKIR; from the coding sequence ATGAAATACAGACTGTTGATTTTGGTGGCCATATGCATTCTATCATTAACCGCATGTTCATCAAATACTGGCGGAAACTCAAGCGAGGTTGGGACAAAGGTAGCAGAACTTGAGCAGAAGGTGAAGAGTCTAGAAGCGGAAAACAAAAAACTAAAGGATCAAAATGCAGCAACAAAAACAAGTGGCAATAATACTGAAGCCACGAGCCAAACAAAATCGGAAGAACAAAATAAAAAAATGCCTTTATTAACAAAAAACAAGATGCAGTTATTTGACAATTTCGCTGAGATAACTATAACTAAAACGAAATTCTCTAAAAAAATTGAACCTTCATCCCCATCATCTTTTTATACCTATTATGAAGCCAAAGGCGAAGATACTACATACCTTGCACTCTACATTAAAATCAAAAATCTGAATGAATCAGGAACAACCGCCAATAAATTTGCAAATGTTATTTTTAAATATGATGATAAATTTAGTTACGATGCCTTCAGCGTATTGGAGGAAAATGGCGGAGGGAATTTTACTTATACAAACATTACAGACATTAACCCTTTGAGTTCTAACACAGTCATTTTTTTGGCCGAAGTTCCAAAGGAAGTTGAGACAGGAAACAAGTCAGTTACGGCTGAGGTTAAAGTCAATGGGGAAACATATCTCTATAAAATAAGATAG
- a CDS encoding EVE domain-containing protein: MKGGQALQSFTAIGQVVDDEVYSFKMREDFIPYRRNIRYFPCRSVRIAGLLDKLSFTKGKVSWGYSFRFGQLEISQEDFIIIANEMLGEGWEEALPLS; this comes from the coding sequence ATGAAAGGCGGACAAGCGCTGCAATCTTTTACGGCGATCGGTCAGGTCGTGGACGATGAGGTCTATTCCTTTAAAATGAGAGAGGATTTTATCCCATATCGCCGGAATATACGTTATTTCCCTTGCCGTAGCGTGAGAATTGCCGGTTTGTTGGACAAGCTGAGCTTCACCAAAGGGAAAGTTAGCTGGGGGTACTCATTTAGGTTCGGGCAACTGGAGATTAGTCAGGAGGACTTTATCATCATAGCGAATGAAATGCTCGGGGAGGGATGGGAGGAAGCGCTGCCCCTTTCTTAA
- the uvrA gene encoding excinuclease ABC subunit UvrA has translation MTEYIEIRGAREHNLKNISLRIPKRKLIVLTGLSGSGKSSLAMDTLQKECQRQYMESMGMVTDFISKPRVDSIRGLSPSISVSQHRSNRNPRSTVGTVTEVYTYLRVLYAKLGVRVCPSCGRTVPPDFESDPAIMDMDQEELEEQSTKTPGVKCPHCKTQMPKLKMAHFSFNKPEGACEACTGLGIITTVDIGQLLDEDKSIPEGGVLIWENWVRDYYTDVLSAAAKHYGFAFEPNMPIRRFDASTRDFLLYGAGSEEFKAHFPDIRPPKSVGKGNFEGIVTQLLRRHREKDGELHSSGKTDRYFIQQICTHCKGTRLRQESRQVTIHGLSIVEVASYSLRRLLAWLEEMRRQLTGEGQLILEPILSDLTERIRRQIDVGLDYLTLDRQANSLSGGEAQRLRLASLLGSGLTGVLYVLDEPTTGLHPRDTGKLIRVLKQLRDLGNTVLVIEHDTEVMRAADHIIDIGPGSGKRGGTVVGTGTLDQLKASPESVTGRFLREEEHGLPERQRRTGNQERITIRNASAHNLKNMTVAFPLGRLITVTGVSGSGKSTLLFDILEPAARVRLHGTNVIPGKHERIDGLEHIDKIIAVDQSPIGRISRSNIATYTELFTPIRSLFASLPEARKKKLSSKHFSFNTPGGRCEKCQGMGTLQLDMHFLPDVEVRCPACRGKRFTDEVLEVKYNGYSISDVLDGTVRENASVFGEPEIAGRLELLCEVGLDYLQLGQPTSTLSGGEAQRIKLAKELGKKNQGHALYLLDEPTTGLHPWDVRQLCSLLNRLVDAGNTVIVIEHNLDLIAESDWVVDFGPEGGEEGGRLIAQGTPEEVGAIKGSHTGTYLAAHLSRGK, from the coding sequence ATGACCGAATATATCGAAATCCGAGGCGCGAGAGAGCATAATTTAAAAAACATCTCCCTGCGGATTCCAAAACGCAAGCTGATCGTGTTAACCGGACTTTCGGGTTCGGGAAAATCATCCCTTGCGATGGATACGCTGCAAAAGGAATGCCAAAGACAATATATGGAGTCCATGGGGATGGTGACGGACTTCATCAGCAAACCGCGGGTGGATTCTATTCGCGGCCTGTCCCCGTCCATCAGCGTCAGCCAGCATCGTTCAAACCGGAACCCCCGGTCAACGGTCGGCACGGTTACCGAGGTATACACCTACTTGCGTGTCCTCTATGCCAAGCTTGGCGTTCGCGTTTGTCCATCATGCGGCAGGACGGTTCCACCCGATTTTGAAAGCGATCCGGCCATCATGGATATGGACCAGGAAGAGCTCGAAGAGCAGAGCACCAAAACGCCCGGCGTGAAATGTCCTCACTGTAAAACGCAAATGCCGAAATTGAAAATGGCCCATTTCTCCTTCAACAAGCCCGAAGGAGCATGCGAGGCATGCACCGGACTTGGGATCATAACCACCGTCGATATCGGACAACTGCTCGATGAAGACAAGAGCATTCCCGAGGGCGGCGTCCTGATCTGGGAAAATTGGGTCCGCGACTATTATACGGATGTTTTGTCCGCCGCCGCTAAGCATTACGGCTTTGCATTCGAGCCGAACATGCCCATTCGACGGTTCGACGCAAGCACGCGCGATTTTCTGTTATACGGAGCCGGCAGCGAGGAGTTCAAGGCTCATTTTCCGGATATACGGCCCCCCAAATCCGTCGGAAAAGGCAATTTTGAAGGAATTGTGACCCAACTGTTAAGGAGACATCGCGAGAAAGACGGCGAACTCCATTCTTCCGGCAAAACGGACCGTTATTTCATTCAACAAATCTGCACCCATTGCAAGGGAACGCGGCTTCGGCAGGAAAGCCGACAAGTGACCATCCATGGCTTGTCCATCGTCGAAGTTGCCTCCTATTCTCTGCGCAGACTTCTTGCCTGGCTTGAGGAGATGAGGCGGCAGCTCACAGGAGAGGGTCAGCTGATCCTGGAGCCCATCTTGAGCGATCTGACAGAACGGATCCGCCGCCAGATCGATGTCGGTCTGGATTATTTAACGCTGGACCGCCAGGCCAACTCGCTCTCCGGCGGCGAAGCCCAGCGGCTCCGGCTTGCGTCGCTTCTCGGTTCCGGCCTGACCGGTGTCCTGTACGTGTTGGACGAACCCACCACCGGGCTTCACCCGCGGGATACGGGCAAATTGATCCGTGTTTTGAAGCAGCTGCGCGATTTGGGGAACACCGTGCTTGTTATCGAGCATGATACGGAGGTGATGAGAGCAGCTGATCACATCATCGACATCGGACCGGGCTCCGGCAAACGCGGAGGCACTGTTGTCGGCACCGGAACATTGGATCAGCTGAAAGCCAGTCCCGAGTCCGTAACCGGCCGATTTTTGCGTGAAGAGGAACATGGGCTCCCCGAACGGCAACGACGCACCGGAAATCAAGAACGCATCACGATACGAAATGCATCCGCCCATAATTTGAAAAATATGACCGTTGCATTTCCGCTGGGCCGCCTGATCACTGTTACGGGTGTATCCGGATCCGGCAAATCCACCCTCCTCTTCGATATACTGGAGCCTGCGGCAAGGGTAAGGCTTCACGGAACGAACGTCATACCAGGCAAGCATGAGCGCATTGACGGATTGGAGCATATCGATAAAATCATAGCTGTCGACCAGTCCCCCATCGGACGAATATCGCGCTCCAACATCGCGACATATACCGAGCTTTTCACGCCGATCCGCAGCCTGTTCGCCAGCCTTCCGGAAGCGAGAAAGAAAAAACTGTCGTCCAAGCATTTCTCCTTCAATACTCCAGGCGGCAGATGCGAGAAATGCCAGGGCATGGGCACGCTGCAGCTTGATATGCATTTTTTGCCCGACGTGGAAGTACGGTGCCCGGCCTGCCGGGGGAAGCGGTTCACGGATGAAGTGCTCGAAGTGAAGTACAACGGCTACAGCATATCGGATGTTCTCGACGGGACGGTCCGGGAGAATGCCTCGGTCTTCGGGGAGCCGGAAATTGCCGGGAGGCTGGAACTGCTGTGCGAGGTCGGCCTGGATTACTTGCAGCTGGGACAGCCAACATCCACCTTGTCGGGCGGAGAAGCCCAGCGCATCAAACTGGCGAAGGAACTGGGCAAAAAAAACCAAGGACATGCCCTCTATTTGTTGGATGAGCCGACGACGGGGCTCCATCCCTGGGATGTACGCCAGCTTTGCTCTCTGCTGAACCGTCTGGTAGACGCCGGCAATACAGTGATCGTGATCGAGCACAATCTCGACCTTATTGCAGAGTCGGACTGGGTGGTCGATTTCGGACCGGAAGGCGGCGAAGAGGGAGGCCGCTTGATCGCTCAGGGCACGCCGGAAGAAGTCGGCGCCATCAAAGGCTCCCACACCGGAACATACTTGGCAGCCCATCTCTCGCGCGGGAAATAA
- a CDS encoding DUF2075 domain-containing protein, producing the protein MIIYSSNALQFREAVETNQITLDIEQAYIQKMGKRPIQGERMAWNNSMQFMERVIRNSEIPDDCGILIEYNIPSTSKRIDFIIAGKDVHEQDNFVIIELKQWDSAKATEKEDVVVAFIRSRNRETPHPSYQAWSYRQYLTDMNEAIQNNDLKGHSCAYLHNYHEPKTYDPLKNEVYSSIIKEAPLFYADDTKELQKFLYKHVGKGNGVNLLYLIENGKIRPSKKLIDHINGLFKGNSDFIMLDEQKVAYETIMSLTKDLTSKRTIIVKGGPGTGKSVISMNALGGILSKKKNVKFIAPNAAFRTVMVDTLAKQQVRDKTRTRVLFAGSGQFYDCESNFYDVLVVDEAHRLKGKGAYQYKGVNQIEDIIKASKLNVFFIDDNQRIRPDDIGSVEEIKRIAALHKSEIYEIELTSQFRCAGADGYLNWIDDVLQIKETANFNGWDKSAFDFQLFDSPHELLKQVKEKESNGMKSRMLAGFAWTWTKEDEGNRNGEIDDVIIEEHDFSMPWNGRAISTTWAVHPDGIDQIGCIHTSQGLEFDYVGVIIGNDLKFDPQTMTLYADYDEYKDTVGKKGLKKDPAKLTELVKNIYKVLLSRGMKGCYVYCRDKNLHNYLLERIQLTNS; encoded by the coding sequence ATGATTATTTACAGCAGTAACGCTCTACAATTTAGAGAAGCTGTTGAGACCAATCAAATCACGCTAGATATTGAACAGGCTTATATTCAGAAAATGGGGAAACGACCAATCCAAGGTGAACGGATGGCATGGAATAATTCCATGCAATTTATGGAGCGAGTGATTCGAAACTCGGAAATACCCGATGATTGCGGTATTCTAATCGAATATAATATTCCTTCAACAAGCAAGAGAATTGACTTCATTATTGCAGGTAAAGATGTACACGAACAAGATAATTTTGTCATTATTGAGCTTAAACAATGGGATTCTGCTAAAGCTACGGAGAAGGAAGATGTTGTAGTTGCATTTATTCGTAGCCGAAACCGAGAAACACCTCACCCTTCTTACCAAGCATGGTCCTACCGGCAGTATTTAACAGACATGAATGAAGCCATCCAAAACAATGACTTAAAGGGACACTCATGCGCTTACTTACATAATTACCATGAACCTAAAACGTATGATCCTCTTAAAAACGAAGTCTACAGTTCTATTATTAAGGAAGCCCCATTATTTTACGCAGATGATACAAAAGAACTTCAGAAGTTTTTGTATAAACATGTTGGTAAAGGGAATGGGGTTAACCTTCTATATTTAATTGAAAATGGGAAGATACGTCCTTCGAAAAAATTGATTGATCATATAAACGGACTGTTCAAAGGTAATTCAGACTTTATCATGTTGGATGAACAGAAGGTTGCTTATGAAACAATAATGTCCTTAACTAAAGATCTAACATCTAAAAGGACTATTATCGTTAAAGGTGGACCAGGAACAGGTAAATCCGTGATCTCAATGAACGCACTTGGGGGAATACTTTCTAAAAAGAAAAACGTTAAATTTATAGCTCCTAACGCTGCTTTCCGAACCGTAATGGTGGACACGCTAGCTAAGCAGCAAGTAAGAGACAAAACACGTACTAGAGTGTTATTTGCTGGATCTGGACAGTTCTATGATTGTGAATCAAATTTTTACGATGTTTTAGTCGTAGATGAAGCACATAGACTGAAGGGGAAAGGAGCCTATCAGTATAAAGGTGTCAATCAAATCGAAGATATTATTAAAGCCTCTAAATTAAATGTGTTTTTCATAGATGATAATCAAAGAATTAGGCCAGATGATATCGGCTCAGTCGAGGAGATTAAAAGAATAGCAGCGCTTCACAAGTCGGAAATTTATGAAATTGAACTTACTTCCCAGTTTAGATGTGCAGGGGCTGATGGCTATTTGAACTGGATTGATGATGTTCTTCAAATTAAGGAAACAGCTAATTTTAATGGCTGGGATAAATCTGCCTTTGACTTTCAGTTATTCGATAGTCCCCATGAGTTGTTGAAGCAAGTCAAGGAAAAGGAAAGTAACGGAATGAAGTCTCGAATGCTGGCTGGATTTGCTTGGACATGGACAAAAGAAGATGAAGGAAACCGTAACGGGGAAATCGATGACGTCATTATCGAAGAGCATGATTTTAGCATGCCTTGGAATGGGCGAGCGATTTCAACTACTTGGGCTGTTCATCCCGATGGTATCGATCAGATTGGTTGTATCCATACTTCCCAAGGCCTTGAGTTTGATTATGTTGGTGTCATTATTGGCAATGATCTTAAGTTTGATCCCCAAACTATGACTCTTTATGCCGATTATGATGAATATAAAGATACGGTTGGCAAGAAGGGATTAAAGAAAGATCCCGCAAAATTAACCGAACTGGTCAAAAATATATATAAAGTGCTATTATCTCGGGGGATGAAGGGGTGCTACGTTTACTGTAGAGATAAAAACCTTCATAACTATCTATTGGAAAGAATTCAACTTACCAACTCTTAA